GCCGGAGCCTGCCCGTCCTGCGGCGCTAAAAGCCTGTTTCAGAAAATCTTCCGCGGCGGACGTTCCGGCGGAGCCTATTGCGAGTCCTGCAAAGGCAAGTTCAGTATGGAGGAGATCGAGGGCGGCGAGAGCGGCGGCGATGTGGCCCAGAGCGCCTGAAACCGCCCCCCGGCATGTTTCATGCAGGATATTTTTGCAGGTTTGACTAACTCGTGTCCAGGGTGAGTTATGAAGGAAAACCTCGAAAAATATCTTCGCCACCTGGCCGGCCGGCGCAACTACTCCAGCCACACAGTGGCCGCATACGGCCGCGATCTCCGCGAGTTTATCGCCTTCCTCGAAGAGTACCGCGCGGTCAGGGACCCGGCTCCCGGCAGCCTGGACAGACTCGAACTCCGCGCCTGGCTGGGCTGGCTGTCGCGCCGCAAGCTGGCCAAAACCACGATCAACCGTAAGATGGCCTCGCTGAAGGGGTTCTGCTCCTGGCTCTCCGGCTGCGAGCTGCTCCAATCCGACCCCGCCTCTTCACTCGTATCGCTCAAAACAGAGAAACGGCGCCCGGAATATTTCACCGCCGAGCAGGCCCGGCGGCTGATCGAGTCTGTCGACGGCCGCTCGCTCAGGGACCTGACGACGCGAGCGGTTCTGGAGCTTCTCTACAGCTCGGGACTCCGTCTGTCAGAACTTGTGGGGCTGAATATGTCCGGCTACAGCTCAGCGCGGGGAACCGTGCGCGTGCTGGGCAAGGGCAGCAGGGAGAGGCTGGTGCCGGTGGGAAGGAAAGCTCAACAGGCTATCGAAAGGTATCTGGCTGCCCGGCGGAGGGAGCAGGGGAGTTACGGTCCGGCCGACCCGTTGTTCGCGGGCGGAAACGGCAAAAGGATTGACCGCCGTCAGGTACAGCGCCTGATGGCCGAGGCCTGCGCCCGCGCCGGTGATTCCCGCCGCGTCGGGCCGCATGCGCTGCGCCACAGTTTCGCCACCGGGATGCTCGAAGCCGGTGCGG
This genomic window from Candidatus Glassbacteria bacterium contains:
- a CDS encoding tyrosine-type recombinase/integrase; protein product: MKENLEKYLRHLAGRRNYSSHTVAAYGRDLREFIAFLEEYRAVRDPAPGSLDRLELRAWLGWLSRRKLAKTTINRKMASLKGFCSWLSGCELLQSDPASSLVSLKTEKRRPEYFTAEQARRLIESVDGRSLRDLTTRAVLELLYSSGLRLSELVGLNMSGYSSARGTVRVLGKGSRERLVPVGRKAQQAIERYLAARRREQGSYGPADPLFAGGNGKRIDRRQVQRLMAEACARAGDSRRVGPHALRHSFATGMLEAGADLLSIAEMLGHDSLSTTQKYTHLTVERLRQVHRQAHPRSGS